AATTCATTCAATTTTAAAGCAACCTCTTTGAGTCCAAAGGGTTGGGCTTTCTCTTTGCGCGCGAGCTCTTTAAGCTGTTTGTCATTGGCAATTAAGATCGCATCGACCAGAGCTGTTTTACATGTAATGGTATCTTTAGGCACCGCAAGATCGGCGCCAATAGACAAGGCATCTTGTTTGAGAATATTGGCTGCAGGTGTTTTAAGGTCTTTAATGTAGATGAGATTGTGATGCGCCTTTTGCGCTAAAATCGCACTTCCCTCTCGGGTGACACCTAAAGCATGAAAGAGCGCTGCAACATCGCTGTTAGTGTTTAATTTACAGAGTTTCATCGGTATTTTCTTAACATAATGGAGAGCAAAAGAGAGGTTAAAATCGTTTGCGCTCTGGTATTAAGTTCCACCAAATGCAACAATTTTGCAAAATGTTCCAACTCTTTTTCACTGAAACGCAGATGATGCTCATGAATCGATTCGTACACAATGGCTTGAACCAACTCTTTGAGCAGCCCTTTTTCGACATTTTGGTGTTTTTGAATAAACGGATACATATCGCCTAGATCGAGTTTCGCAAGATTCAGTCCACTGTGCGTCACCTCTTGTTCAATCAAGAGCTCTTTTTGAAGGAGGCGTGAGCGAACGGTTGGCAAAAAAGCTGTTTTAGAAGGGGCAACGACAATGAAAACAATGTGGCGAGGAGGTTCTTCCAAAATTTTCAAAAGCGCATTTTGCGCCTCGACGCGGTACCCTTTGGCAATGAGAATGAGGTATTTATTTTCAGATTCTGCGATATACGCCTCTTTGATCACCTCTTTGGCATCATCGATGAGAAACTCATCTTTGATAAAAAACAGGTGACGCTCTTTGGCATACATTTCGTGCAGACTCTCTTTGGCTTTTTCCACATTTTTACAAATCAAAATATGGCTAAAAACCCCTTCATCATTCGTTTTCAAAGGTAACCTCGGCAAAAAGCACGGCATCGATACTTTTATCGAGAAGTCTAAAAAGTTGAATCAATTTAATATCTAAACTATCGTCATCGCTTAAAAGGTAAAAGCTATTTTGAACATGTTCATCCATAATCCAGAGGAAACTATCGTCTTTACGTTTGGTAATTTGCATCTTAATATCGCTGTTTTTACCCACGTAAAAGAAGGTGTAACCACTTGGAAAGGCTTGGGAGAGCATGTTTTCCAAAAGCTCTATATCTTCTTTTGTTTTAACTTGATAGAGATTGGGATAGAGCGTTTGCAAGGCAATAAAAGGCAAAATCGGTCTATTTTTATGATGATTGTTGATAGCGCGTAGCATATAGTGACAAAACCACGCCCTATCATCATCGGTAATCACAATAAACGTATGGCCATCCAGAAGATTTTTGAGCATGGAAGCGGCAAGAGGAACCCATTCGAACCTCTTCTCTTCCATCCAGCTCATCATGGAACCGTCTTTGCGGATCTCCTCAAGTGTCCATTTTAGAAATTGTTGCATCGATTATTTATCCAATTGGTAAGCACTGTGAAGGGCACGAACGGCAAGTTCACCGTATTTTGCTTGAATAACCATAGAGATTTTGATCTCGCTGGTACTGATCATCTCGATGTTAATGCCCTCTTTTGCCATCGTGTCAAACGCTTTACACGCCACACCACTGTGCGATTTCATACCTACACCCACAACTGAGACTTTAACGATGTCACTGTCATACTCCATAACATCACTTGCTCTAAGCTCACTCATAGCAGCTTTTGTCATCTCTAGCTCATTTTGAGGAACAGTAAAACCAAGGTTTGTTGTGCCATCGTGTCCTACATTTTGGATAATCATATCAACGTTAACGTTACAATCAGCGAGTTTTTTAAAAATCTCAGCCGCAATGCCAGGCTTATCCGTAACACCGCGAAGTGTCACTCTGGCTTGGTTTTTATCGAGTGCAATACCGCTAACTAATGGTTGTTCCATAATCTTATCTTCCTTTGTAATAAGTGTTCCTTCGTGTTTGTTAAAGCTACTGCGTGTCACGAGATTGACGTTGAGTTTTTTTGCCATCTCAACAGAGCGGCTTTGAAGCACTTTCGCCCCCAAACTTGCGAGCTCTAACATCTCATCGTAGCTGATTTTATCGAGTTTTTTAGCCTTAGGTTCAATGCGAGGATCGGTTGTATAAACACCATCCACATCGGTGTAAATCTCACACAGATCCGCTTCTAACGCTCCTGCAATCGCAACCGCAGAAAGATCACTGCCTCCACGACCCAGCGTTGAGACTTCACCGTTTTCGGTCACACCTTGAAAGCCTGCAACGACGACAATTTTGCCTTCTTTTAGCTCTTTTTTCATCAGTGTCGTATCGATGTATTCAATACGCGCTTTGGTATGAACCGCATCGGTCACAATCCCAGCACGACGTCCGCTCATCGAAACAGCAGCATAACCCTCTGCTTCAAGCGCAATCGCAAGCAAAGCACTGGTCACACGCTCACCAGAACTTAATAACATATCGACTTCGCGATGATTGGGTGTTGTGCTAAAATGCGCTGCATACTCTAAAAGTTTATTGGTCTCACCACTCATCGCGGAAACAACGACGACAAGATCGTGTCCCTCTTGTTTGCTTTCTATGACTCGTTTGGCAACAGCCTCAATGCGCTCAACATTGCCAACACTCGTTCCTCCGTATTTTTGAACGATCAACATCTTAAAGATACCCTTCTTTTTTGAAATATTCTAACACTTGCTTATACACAGGTCGCTTGAAATAGGTAATAAAATCAAACACTTCTTCTAAATTGACAAATTTATAGTCGCAAAACTCTGGCTCTTTGGTTGCAAGGTTAATCTTGGCATCTTTTTTGAGTCTTACTAAAAAATATTTCTGGCTCTGTCCATCAAAAGGGTACATTTTTTGAGCAATTTTTTGAGGAAAATCGTATTGTAACCACTGAGGATACTCTGCAATGATTTCAACATCACCCGTACCAATCTCCTCTTCGAGTTCACGATAAAGGGCTTCTTGAGGGGTTTCTCCCGCATCAATTCCGCCTTGTGGAAACTGCCAAGCGTCTGCTATGTCGCTACGACTGGCAATAAAAAGTTGGCATTGAAAAGGGTATTTGGCAGAGACAATCACGGCAGCAACATTAGGTCTGTATCGTTTTGGTGATTCCATAATTGCGCATTACCTCTATATTTTTGTTAAAATAGTATCGAAATAGTCATTAAACTTGCTTGATATAAGGAAATCCGTGTTAGCTTACCTCCATATCCCTTTTTGCGACAGCAAATGCCATTATTGTGCCTTTAACTCTTACGATAACAAAAGTGTACTCAAGCAAAATTACATGCAACAGATTACAAAGCAACTGCGCTATGAGCTGGAAAAATTTAATATGCCCCCAAAAAGTATTCGCTCTTTATTTATTGGAGGCGGAACACCTTCAACCATTCAAGCTTCGTGGTATGCACCATTTTTTGAGATGATCACGCCCTATTTAGAGGATAATGCCGAAGTCACCTCCGAAGCCAATCCTCAATCAGCAACGAAGGAATGGATAGAGGAGATGCGCGCGTTAGGCGTCAATCGCTTAAGCTTTGGCGTGCAGAGTTTTGATGCGCAAAAACTCGCTTTTCTAGGGCGCAATCACACACCCAAACAGGCCTTAGACGCCATCGCTTTGGCGGCAAAACTGGGCATTCAAAACATCTCCCTTGATCTCATTTATGGCACCGCACTGGACACGCCAGCGCTGTTGCAAGAAGACCTTAACATCGCCAGCTCTTTGCCCATCAATCATCTCAGTGCTTACGCGCTCACGCTTGAAGAAGAGACACCTTTTTTCAAACGAAAGGATGTTGCCAATGGCTCTGAGAAACTTGCCAAAGATTTCGTGCAAGCGATCATACAAGCGGGGTTTCCACAATACGAAATCTCCAATTTCGGAACCTACCAAAGCGTTCATAACAAAGGCTATTGGGAACATCAAGACTATTTAGGCATCGGAGCTGGTGCTGTAGGATTTTTAAAAAACAGGCGTTTTTACCCCGCCAAAGAGATCGAAGCGTACGTGCAAAATCCTCTGTTTCAAGAGATCGAAAAACTAAGCTTAGACGATTTACATGTCGAAAAGATTTTCCTAGGATTGAGGAGCATGATTGGCATCGCATTAGCCTGTTTTAGCCCCAAAGAGATGATGCAGGTTAACCTTTTAGTGGAAGAAAACAAGCTTACATGTAAAGATCATCGCGTCTTTAATACCGACTACTTTTTAAGCGATGAGATCGCACTTTTTATTACTCAGTAGGATTCTCTTCAAGGGCTACATGTAAAAGTGCTTTAGCCGCTTCTCGTCCTTCGTTGACAATATGCTTCACTTGAAGTGCTTTAAGCAGTTTTTTCTCATCGTAGTCACTCGCTTTGGCGACGATCTTAATCGGAGCATCAAACGATTTAAGCACCTCGCACAACAGAATGAGTTTTTTCTCATTATTAATCGCAATAATAACCGCTTTAGACTCTTCCACAAACGCATTTTTCAAAATACTCTTCTCAGCCGCATTTCCAAAATAGACAGGTTCGCCTCTGTTTTGCCCGAGTTTGACCAGATTGATGTCGTGCTCCAAAACCAAATAATTGACATTCATCTTTTTGAGACGATACACAATCTCTTGCCCTAGCTTTCCGTATCCACACACAATGATATGGTCTTTAATGCCTGAAGAGTGAATCATAAAATCGCCGTTATTAGGTTCTTTAGTGATAGCATCGACAATTTTTTTCATATTTTTCAGAATAAATGGCGTCATAATCATTGATAGTACAACCGTAACAATCAAAATTTGTGAAGTTTTGGTGCTGACAAGATGCGATGAACTCGCAAGCGCTAAAATCGCCAAAGAGAATTCACCTGCCTGACACAATGCTAAACCCGTTTTAAGGGCAACCCTTCCACCCACAGCGAAAAATAAAATGCCAAAAACAACTAGCGTTTTAAACGAAACCATCGTGGCCAAAAAAAGCAAAATTGTGCCGTAATTTTGCGCAATTAAACCAAGATCAATCTGCATACCAACGGTGATAAAAAAGAGTCCAAGCAACAAGTCCCGAAAAGGAACCAAGTCGGCTTCGATTTGATGTTTGTACTGCGTCTCAGACATCATCATACCTGCCAAAAAAGCACCCAAAGAGTAGGAAAAGCCTAAAGTGTGTGCTAAAAATGAGGCGCCCACAACGAGAAGCAACACCGAAGCGATGAAAATTTCTTGGGTATCTGCCCAGACAACAAGTGACAAAAAGCGATCGAGAAGGTATCTTCCGATGATAAACATCAGCCCCAAGATCAGAACAGCACTGTAAAGCGTCTGCAAAAGAAGATCGGTGAGTGAACTGTTTTGATTTGAAAAAATGTTCAGCATCAATAAAATGGGGATGACCGCAATATCTTGAAAGAGTAAAATTCCCAGCGCTTTACGCCCATAAATGGTATGAATCGTTCCGCTGTCATTCAGAATCTTAAGCACAATCGCCGTGGATGAGAGGGCAAGCGCATACCCGATGATGATCGCACTCTTTTTTTCAATACCAAAAAAATGCTCCGCCCCTAAAGCAATCACACCTCCAACCAGAGAGACTTGAAGTAACCCGTAAAAAAAAACATCTTTTTTCATACTCAAAAGATGTTTGATGGAAAACTCAAGTCCAATAGTAAACATCAAAAAAACAACACCAAATTCTGCGATATGCGTCAAAGATTCATTATTGCGACCGAGTTTGTACATGTAAGCAATAGCAAATCCCGTGATAATATAGCCAATAATTGTTGGTATATTAAAACGCTTCAACAAGAGGTTGAAGAGAGTTGCTAAAGCCGTTGCACTCAAAATGATCGCTAATATATTATCCACGCTTATTCCCCAAATAAAATAATCTCGTAACTATTTTTGTGTTTTACCAAAGGATTTTTGGTTTGCGTACTTTTTTTCGTAAGCCCACTGAGTTCCATGCGTAAACTCTCCACCAATACTTCAAAGTCATCGATTTTATCTTTAAGCTGCATAATGATGTCTACACCTGCTAGATTGACCCCAAGATCGCGTGTGAGGCGCTGAATCATCTTGATTTTATCAATATCTTGTTGTGAATAAAGCCTCATCTTACCATCGGTTCTAGAAGGTCGAACAAGCCCTTCTCGCTCATACTGACGAAGGGTTTGAGGATGAATGGTTAAAACTTTTGCGACAACACTGATCAAATAAACCGGTTCTTCATACCCATGATGCATGGCATACTCCTCGTAAGTTTAATTGGGTAAATGCTCTTCCAACAGTGCTTTTAAGGAGCTATCCAAAGAAGCAAGAGGAGGAAGAACGATGTTAGCCACTAAGTACAAATCACCTTTACTTTGCGTTTTACGGTTCAATGCACCATACTCTTTAACTCTAAATTTTTGTCCATTTTTCGTATCTTCTTTGACTTTGAGGGTAATCTCTTTATACAGTGTATCCACAGCGATTTTACCGCCAAATAGAGCCGTTTTAAGAGGAAGGTCAATGCTCTTCACCAGATCATCGCCTTCTCTGGTGTATTCAGGACTGGAAGCGACTTCCACACTTAAGATAAGATCGCCTTTTTGACCTTGAAACGTTTTACCCTTCTCTTTCACGCGCATCTTTTCGCCGTTTTTGATGCCAGCAGGAATTTTGACATCAAAACTTTCATTATTGTAAGAAAGCGAATGTTTACCACCTAAAATAGCCACATTGAAAGGAATAATAATTTTAGCACTGACATCTAAGTCTGGCTCACTAAACCCACCAAAACCGCCGCTACCAAAGCTTCCAAATCCACCTCGACCTCCACTGCTAAAGCCACCAAACCCACCGCCGCCTCCGCCACCGAAGATGCTACGTAAAATATCGTCTAAATTCGCACCCCCTTGGGCATTGGCAAAATCGTGGAAATTCTGACCACCGAACATGCTATCGCCGTACTGGTCATACTGACGACGTTTTTGCTCATCACTGAGGATTTCATAGGCAGCATTAATCTCTTTAAATTTCTCTTCTGCACCAGCATCTTTGTTGATGTCAGGATGGTACTTACGTGCCAATCTTCGGTAAGCTTTTTTGATCTCTTCCGCGCTCGCATCGGCGGCGACATCTAATGTTTCGTATAAACTCTTACTCATGCGTGTTAACCTTGTTTTGGACTCTTTTTATCCATTAATATTTATAGCGATTATACCATAAAAGTTTAGTCTAGATCAATCAACTTCCCTGCTTCTTAACTTAATATTTACTTTATGTTTACCTCTCTCCTTTATAATTCCATAAGACAAAGATTTCAAAGGAGTTTGACTATGAAAAAAATAATTTTACTATCGCTTGTTGCATCGCTATCCCTCTTTGGCGCGACGATTGACATCGCTCAAATGCCTAAAGATTCTGAGCGCAAAGATGCCACAGCTTCCAATGTGATCCTCTCTTACAATACCGCTATCAAAGAGGCTAAGAAGAGTGTTGTCAACATTGCAACGACGAAAAAAAGTAAGCAAAACGACCAGCTCAATGAACTCATGCAAAATCCGTTCTTTAAAGAGTTTTTTGGAAATAAGATGCCTGAACTCAAACAGCAAGAACGTAAATCGCACTCTTTGGGTTCAGGTGTCATTATCTCCGCCAATGGCTACATCGTGACCAACAACCACGTCGTTGAGGGTGCTGATGAGATCGTTGTCACGCTTCCCGATGATGAAAAAGAGTATAAAGCCAAAGTGATCGGCGAAGATCCTAAAACCGATTTAGCTGTTGTTAAAATCGAAGCGAAAGATCTCCAAGTCGCTAAATTTGGCGACTCGTCTAACCTCTTAGAAGGCGATCTTGTCTTTGCCATTGGTAACCCTTTTGGCGTGGGTGAGACGATCACGCAAGGTATTATCTCCGCACTCAATAAAAACAATGTCGGACTGAATCAATACGAAAATTTCATCCAAACAGATGCTTCCATCAACCCGGGAAACTCGGGTGGTGCGCTTGTGGATAGCCGAGGGGCTCTCATTGGTATAAACAGCGCGATTCTCTCCAAAACAGGTGGAAATAACGGCATAGGCTTTGCCATTCCGTCCAATATGGTGCAAAAAATTGCAACCTCTCTGGTCGAAACAGGCAAAATTGAGCGTGGCTTTATGGGTGTTTCCATTTCCGATTTGACCAATGATCTTAAAGAGCTGTATGAGAACAAACAAGGCTCCGTTATTTTGATGATCGAGAAAAATTCGCCTGCGGAGAAAGGTGGACTTCAAGTCTCAGATCTGATTCTTGAGGTGGATGGCATCAAAGTGAAGAACTCCAATGAACTCAAAAACACGGTGGCAAGCATTGCACCTGATAAAACCATTACCATTACGTATGAGCGTGATAAAAAAGTCAAAACAACCAAGATCAAACTTGCCAAAATGGATGCAGAAGAGGTAGTGGCAAGCAGTGATGGCAAAGCGACAACAACGCCTATTGAAGGGCTGAGTCTTTTGGAAATCAACGATAAAACCAGAGCCCAATACCAAATCCCTAAAGAGGTTGAAGGCGTGCTTGTTTTAGAAGTCAAAGAAGACTCAAAAGCTGAAAAAATGGGCTTTAGAGAAGGTGACATCATTATCCAAGTGGAACAGATGCACATTACCTCTCTTAAAGAGTTAAATGGCGCACTTAAAACATATAAAAACAGTAAAAAACGCGTTATCATCAACCGTCAGAACTACCGTGCTATCCTTGTAATGCCCTAATATTTAGGAGGCAAAAGCCTCCTAAATAGGCTATAATATCCTTTACATGTAAGGAGTGGGTTGATGACAAATGTTTTGATGATCGAGGATGATTTGGAACTTGCCGAGATTTTGATGGAATATTTAGAACCGTTTAATATTGCGATTACTATCGCAGACGATCCTTATCTTGGACTTTCAACCCTTGACACTCAAAAATTTGATCTTGTTATTTTAGACCTTACACTTCCAGGACTCGATGGTCTTGAAGTCTGCAAAGAGATACGCAAACGCCACAGTGTCCCCATTATCATCTCCTCAGCACGAACAGACATTACTGACAAGGTGACTGCTTTGGAAAATGGGGCCGATGACTATCTTCCAAAACCTTACAATCCAAGGGAACTTCAAGCACGCATTATGAGCCTACTTCGTCGGCAAAAAGGGTTGATTCCTACCGAACAGAGTGTGCAAAAACCAAAAGATTTGATCTTGAATGAAGATCAAATGATCATTTTATTACAAGGGAAACAGCTGCATCTTACCGCTGCAGAGTATGGCATTTTAGGCTATTTGATGAAAAAAGAGGGCGGTGTGGTTTCCAGAGAAGAGCTTATCTATAATATCGAAGCGATCAGCGAAGAGACAACCAATAAAAGCATCGATGTGATCATTGGCAGAATTCGTCAAAAATTGGGCGAAAACCCTAAGGAGCCTACGTATATCCATGCAATTCGTGGTGTGGGATACAAATTTTTACAATGACAAAATCTTCTATTTTCTACAGTATCACCTTTATTTTTTCCATCAGTATTGTCAGTATTTTTTTGGCACTCCTCTTTTTGCTGGAGTATGACAAACAAACCTATACGGAAAAACTCAATATAAAATACTCCATCATCGCACGCGCAACGCTTTTTCATCTGAATAACTTTATCACCAATGATGAGCTTAAAAGACAGGTACACGGGTACCAAATGCGTGAAATTACCGATAAAGAAGATAAAGAGCAAATCATTAAAAATGCTCAAATTATTCAAAAACTTGTTGATCGTATTGGTACGAGTGCCATTTTACGCTACGAGAACGATCATTACCTACACATCGAAACCAAATACGCTTCGTTGCTTCTTAAAGATGAAGATTTTCAGCCCTACCGCTACGATTTGATTAAAGTCATTTTTGGTGTTGTTTTTGCCATTATTATCATCGCGTACATTCTCACCATCCGTAAACTAAAGCCTCTTCGTAAACTCAAACGTCAAATGGACCGTTTTGCAAAAGGTGATCTTGATATCAACTGTAAAACCGATGGGGAAGATGAAATTTCTCAAGTCGCCAATGCTTTTCACAATGCCGTTGAACAGATCAATAAACTCAACCACTCCAGACAGCTTTTTTTACGCAACATTATGCACGAACTTAAAACACCGATCACCAAAGGGCGCATTAGTGCGGAGATGCTTGAAAGTGGGAAACAACGTGAGCGACTGATTGGTACGTTTGAAAAACTTGAGCTTCTGATTAACGAATTTGCCTCCATTGAGCAGATCACCTCAGGCGAAGGACTTAAAAACATTAAACCGTACCGCTTAGTCGATATGCTTGATGAGGCGATTGATCTTGCAATGATCTCGCCTTCACAGATTGAGATCGAATTGGATGATGAAATCATTTTACATGTAGACTTTAGACTCTTTACAACCGCTATGAAAAATGTGATCGATAATGGGATCAAATACTCCATTGATCAAACCATTAAAATTGTTGCGACCAAAGAAACCATAGCCTTCATCAGCCAAGGAAAACCCTTAAAATACGATCTTGAGCACTATTTAGAGCCTTTTGTTCAAGAAAAAAACTCTCACCAAAGTTTTGGTTTAGGGCTCTATATTGTCCATCACATTGTCAAAGCCCATCATATTAGCTTTACCTATGAACACAAAGAGGGGTATAATTATTTCAATTTTGAAAAAATTGAAACGCTAGCATAAATTTTACAGTACAATTAAACACACAGTAGGAATATAAAGGAGTTTTTATGTCTGGTATCACGTTTTCAAAAATCAATCTTTCCCATCTTATTGATCACCATATCGCACTGTTAGAGCGCTTTGGTATCAAAGACGAAGTTCCTTTTTCACTTATCTTTTTTTCCTTAGAAGAGCGCAAAGAGATCGATAGTTTAGAGATGTTCCAACGCATTCTTCGAAGAACCGATGCCATTTTTAACCACAGTAACCACTAT
Above is a genomic segment from Sulfurospirillum halorespirans DSM 13726 containing:
- a CDS encoding cation:proton antiporter, with product MDNILAIILSATALATLFNLLLKRFNIPTIIGYIITGFAIAYMYKLGRNNESLTHIAEFGVVFLMFTIGLEFSIKHLLSMKKDVFFYGLLQVSLVGGVIALGAEHFFGIEKKSAIIIGYALALSSTAIVLKILNDSGTIHTIYGRKALGILLFQDIAVIPILLMLNIFSNQNSSLTDLLLQTLYSAVLILGLMFIIGRYLLDRFLSLVVWADTQEIFIASVLLLVVGASFLAHTLGFSYSLGAFLAGMMMSETQYKHQIEADLVPFRDLLLGLFFITVGMQIDLGLIAQNYGTILLFLATMVSFKTLVVFGILFFAVGGRVALKTGLALCQAGEFSLAILALASSSHLVSTKTSQILIVTVVLSMIMTPFILKNMKKIVDAITKEPNNGDFMIHSSGIKDHIIVCGYGKLGQEIVYRLKKMNVNYLVLEHDINLVKLGQNRGEPVYFGNAAEKSILKNAFVEESKAVIIAINNEKKLILLCEVLKSFDAPIKIVAKASDYDEKKLLKALQVKHIVNEGREAAKALLHVALEENPTE
- a CDS encoding Do family serine endopeptidase; the protein is MKKIILLSLVASLSLFGATIDIAQMPKDSERKDATASNVILSYNTAIKEAKKSVVNIATTKKSKQNDQLNELMQNPFFKEFFGNKMPELKQQERKSHSLGSGVIISANGYIVTNNHVVEGADEIVVTLPDDEKEYKAKVIGEDPKTDLAVVKIEAKDLQVAKFGDSSNLLEGDLVFAIGNPFGVGETITQGIISALNKNNVGLNQYENFIQTDASINPGNSGGALVDSRGALIGINSAILSKTGGNNGIGFAIPSNMVQKIATSLVETGKIERGFMGVSISDLTNDLKELYENKQGSVILMIEKNSPAEKGGLQVSDLILEVDGIKVKNSNELKNTVASIAPDKTITITYERDKKVKTTKIKLAKMDAEEVVASSDGKATTTPIEGLSLLEINDKTRAQYQIPKEVEGVLVLEVKEDSKAEKMGFREGDIIIQVEQMHITSLKELNGALKTYKNSKKRVIINRQNYRAILVMP
- a CDS encoding heat shock protein transcriptional repressor HspR; the encoded protein is MHHGYEEPVYLISVVAKVLTIHPQTLRQYEREGLVRPSRTDGKMRLYSQQDIDKIKMIQRLTRDLGVNLAGVDIIMQLKDKIDDFEVLVESLRMELSGLTKKSTQTKNPLVKHKNSYEIILFGE
- a CDS encoding aspartate kinase; protein product: MLIVQKYGGTSVGNVERIEAVAKRVIESKQEGHDLVVVVSAMSGETNKLLEYAAHFSTTPNHREVDMLLSSGERVTSALLAIALEAEGYAAVSMSGRRAGIVTDAVHTKARIEYIDTTLMKKELKEGKIVVVAGFQGVTENGEVSTLGRGGSDLSAVAIAGALEADLCEIYTDVDGVYTTDPRIEPKAKKLDKISYDEMLELASLGAKVLQSRSVEMAKKLNVNLVTRSSFNKHEGTLITKEDKIMEQPLVSGIALDKNQARVTLRGVTDKPGIAAEIFKKLADCNVNVDMIIQNVGHDGTTNLGFTVPQNELEMTKAAMSELRASDVMEYDSDIVKVSVVGVGMKSHSGVACKAFDTMAKEGINIEMISTSEIKISMVIQAKYGELAVRALHSAYQLDK
- a CDS encoding HobA family DNA replication regulator, with the translated sequence MQQFLKWTLEEIRKDGSMMSWMEEKRFEWVPLAASMLKNLLDGHTFIVITDDDRAWFCHYMLRAINNHHKNRPILPFIALQTLYPNLYQVKTKEDIELLENMLSQAFPSGYTFFYVGKNSDIKMQITKRKDDSFLWIMDEHVQNSFYLLSDDDSLDIKLIQLFRLLDKSIDAVLFAEVTFENE
- the hemW gene encoding radical SAM family heme chaperone HemW, which translates into the protein MLAYLHIPFCDSKCHYCAFNSYDNKSVLKQNYMQQITKQLRYELEKFNMPPKSIRSLFIGGGTPSTIQASWYAPFFEMITPYLEDNAEVTSEANPQSATKEWIEEMRALGVNRLSFGVQSFDAQKLAFLGRNHTPKQALDAIALAAKLGIQNISLDLIYGTALDTPALLQEDLNIASSLPINHLSAYALTLEEETPFFKRKDVANGSEKLAKDFVQAIIQAGFPQYEISNFGTYQSVHNKGYWEHQDYLGIGAGAVGFLKNRRFYPAKEIEAYVQNPLFQEIEKLSLDDLHVEKIFLGLRSMIGIALACFSPKEMMQVNLLVEENKLTCKDHRVFNTDYFLSDEIALFITQ
- a CDS encoding ArsS family sensor histidine kinase, translated to MTKSSIFYSITFIFSISIVSIFLALLFLLEYDKQTYTEKLNIKYSIIARATLFHLNNFITNDELKRQVHGYQMREITDKEDKEQIIKNAQIIQKLVDRIGTSAILRYENDHYLHIETKYASLLLKDEDFQPYRYDLIKVIFGVVFAIIIIAYILTIRKLKPLRKLKRQMDRFAKGDLDINCKTDGEDEISQVANAFHNAVEQINKLNHSRQLFLRNIMHELKTPITKGRISAEMLESGKQRERLIGTFEKLELLINEFASIEQITSGEGLKNIKPYRLVDMLDEAIDLAMISPSQIEIELDDEIILHVDFRLFTTAMKNVIDNGIKYSIDQTIKIVATKETIAFISQGKPLKYDLEHYLEPFVQEKNSHQSFGLGLYIVHHIVKAHHISFTYEHKEGYNYFNFEKIETLA
- a CDS encoding RNA pyrophosphohydrolase, producing MESPKRYRPNVAAVIVSAKYPFQCQLFIASRSDIADAWQFPQGGIDAGETPQEALYRELEEEIGTGDVEIIAEYPQWLQYDFPQKIAQKMYPFDGQSQKYFLVRLKKDAKINLATKEPEFCDYKFVNLEEVFDFITYFKRPVYKQVLEYFKKEGYL
- a CDS encoding response regulator transcription factor — encoded protein: MTNVLMIEDDLELAEILMEYLEPFNIAITIADDPYLGLSTLDTQKFDLVILDLTLPGLDGLEVCKEIRKRHSVPIIISSARTDITDKVTALENGADDYLPKPYNPRELQARIMSLLRRQKGLIPTEQSVQKPKDLILNEDQMIILLQGKQLHLTAAEYGILGYLMKKEGGVVSREELIYNIEAISEETTNKSIDVIIGRIRQKLGENPKEPTYIHAIRGVGYKFLQ
- a CDS encoding DNA polymerase III subunit delta' — translated: MKTNDEGVFSHILICKNVEKAKESLHEMYAKERHLFFIKDEFLIDDAKEVIKEAYIAESENKYLILIAKGYRVEAQNALLKILEEPPRHIVFIVVAPSKTAFLPTVRSRLLQKELLIEQEVTHSGLNLAKLDLGDMYPFIQKHQNVEKGLLKELVQAIVYESIHEHHLRFSEKELEHFAKLLHLVELNTRAQTILTSLLLSIMLRKYR
- a CDS encoding DnaJ C-terminal domain-containing protein yields the protein MSKSLYETLDVAADASAEEIKKAYRRLARKYHPDINKDAGAEEKFKEINAAYEILSDEQKRRQYDQYGDSMFGGQNFHDFANAQGGANLDDILRSIFGGGGGGGFGGFSSGGRGGFGSFGSGGFGGFSEPDLDVSAKIIIPFNVAILGGKHSLSYNNESFDVKIPAGIKNGEKMRVKEKGKTFQGQKGDLILSVEVASSPEYTREGDDLVKSIDLPLKTALFGGKIAVDTLYKEITLKVKEDTKNGQKFRVKEYGALNRKTQSKGDLYLVANIVLPPLASLDSSLKALLEEHLPN